The Panicum virgatum strain AP13 chromosome 6K, P.virgatum_v5, whole genome shotgun sequence nucleotide sequence GTGTGCACTAGCATTCGATTAATTATGTGGCCATTCTTATAAAATGGAAAATAACTATTACCATAGTTGCCAATGATTTAGCACAACTTTACAATGCGACCATGTAATAGTTTTGTTAGCTTAATGCATTACTTGGTTTCTATGATAAATTCAAGTGTTAACTATAAAAATAGGGATCTAGAGGTTTCCTTGTTATCATGGGGCCTCAACTTTGTCAAGGGAATCATAAAACCATTACGACCCTACTTAACATGCCTACCTTTAGATGAACCGAATTCTATTTCTTGACACAATAACAACATATACAAATGAAAGACTTCTATGCGCTGGCAAAATATGGCTAGAGTCCATTGGAGATACATTATATATCTTAAGGATATGCTAACTTGTCGTGTAGCAAGAGATATATTGATCATTAAATCCTCACTACTATTTATCTTTTTTTGTCTACCTTGAGGATATAGGTTCACATGCAAACTAATTCTATATCTCAATATCATATCGTCATCATAGCAACAAACTCATCTCTATCTTAAAATATATCACCATATAGCCTCAAGCTCTGATTATATATCTTAAGGATATTGGCGGTAAAGCTACAAGTAACTATTTCTCTATCTTAGAGATATAGCTAGTACAGCCGCGAATGGCCATATAAACAGGCCCATTCTCGGTTCACTCCATCAACAACATTGCAATATAAACGGTCTTATATCAAAGGTTTGCAAGCTCTTCCCCCATAGGAAGGAAGCTGAAGTTGTGTGGGGAGTACACCATGGCCACCGATGCCCCTCATGTGCTTGTAGTTGACGATACATTTCTTGATCGTCTTGTGGCATCTCGCGTCTTAAAGAATTGTAACATTCGAGGTGCAATAAGGCTATTATGAATCTTTCTACTCCATTCTACAACTAGTCTTTTTGTTATAttgtttatcaaattttattgtttATTATTTTCACACTTCTTGAAAATTGATAAAATAGTAGTACATTGTAGGGATTTGGGATTGTATACTAGCATTGATGTCCTTGCGTGATGTTGTGGTTAAGATTTTTCTTACTGTAACATGATCTCACTTTAAGTATAGTGCAAATAGGAAATTTTACTATTTATAATAGGTATAAAGTCAAGCTATTTCAGTGTCTCTAGTCTTCTTTATGTTCACGTAATAAGTGTTTCGGTGTTCAACAATTCAAATTGTTgttataaatgttattattttgtaGTGACTATTATGGAGGGTCCAAAGCAAGCCTTGGAGTTTCTAAATATGGTATATAAATACTTTTATATAGTTTATGCGAATGATATTATGGATGCACTTACTTAATTTAGTTGATTTGATTATGTACTTTTTGACATGTTCTACATAATCATTCTATGTAGGAACATGATGTGAAGTTGATTCTGACCGATTATTGTATGCCTGATATGACTGGGTATGATCTTCTAATGGAGATAAAGGTAGAGTCCTTTCATAAATAAAAACTTTTAGTTTTAATTGTGGCACATATGGGTTAATTGACCTATTGTTGAATTTTGTGCCAGTCATCTCTAAATATTGAAAGACCTTATTATTTATTAACATTTTTTAATTCACTCAAGAAATCACCTAAGCTGAAGCACATTCCTGTGGTGATCATGTCCTCTGACAACATCCCGGAAAGGATGAAAAAGTAAGTGAAGATTTGAACTATATCAAGACATTGCATCAGATAGACAATTGTTACATACAGGTATTCACTTTTTTTATTGTCCGCACCTTTTTTATGCAGGTGCTTGGATGCAGGGGCGAAGGAGTATATCATTAAGCCTCTCAATATTGTTGACGTGCCCCGTGTTTTGAGTTACATTTGATGAGATGATGAGGGTAACAAATAAAGGACTACAAGAACTCCTATATAGGGTTCTATATTTCCAATTTTCTAGTCATCCTTATTTACATTTGACCATGTGTGGTCATCTTTATGTCATTAGTTTTGTGCTATCCGATTCAACTTCTATGAGGCGGTGATGGGGGTTTTTATGAATATTATGTGTCTTACATTCATATAATATCTAGGTTCATATAAATCAAGTTTGTGATGGAGACTCTGTATCACAAACTAGTTAGACTTGGACATGGTGGATATGATGGTTCCTTACTAGTTTTCCAATGCCAGAGCAAAGGAGAATGAGACAGATTTGTTCCTCCTTTTTCCCCCTTGGCCTTGCACAAAAATTCCCACATCAGATGCTTAAATTCTTCTCCAAGTTTGGTCCAGAAGTCTTCTAAAATGTATTCCATGACTTCTAGATGGGCCTTATGTGACGCATCTGCGAATTTAACTTTGAGCTAAAATCAATACATTAGTAGCCTCCATATTTCTTAAACTGGCAATAGTTGAATGAGTCGATGTATGATATTTGTAAATCCTACTTTCTTGACCATGGGGTAATACATGAGCCATCATGGGCTCAAATAGACTTCAAATGGGGCAAGTCTAATCATACCAAAGCCCATCTATAACCCAAACCTTGCAGGcccggtgtaaggatcaccggggtgtccg carries:
- the LOC120713660 gene encoding two-component response regulator ORR12-like, whose amino-acid sequence is MEGPKQALEFLNMEHDVKLILTDYCMPDMTGYDLLMEIKKSPKLKHIPVVIMSSDNIPERMKKCLDAGAKEYIIKPLNIVDVPRVLSYI